Proteins from one Mycobacterium sp. HUMS_12744610 genomic window:
- the gap gene encoding type I glyceraldehyde-3-phosphate dehydrogenase, producing the protein MTVRVGINGFGRIGRNFYRALLAQQAQGTADMEVVAVNDITDNHTLAHLLKFDSILGRLPYDVGLEGEDTIVVGDRKIKALEVREGPAALPWSDLGVDVVVESTGLFTNAAKAKGHLDAGAKKVIISAPATDPDITIVLGVNDDKYDGSQNIISNASCTTNCLAPLAKVLNDEFGIVRGLMTTIHAYTQDQNLQDGPHKDLRRARAAALNIVPTSTGAAKAIGLVMPELKGKLDGYALRVPIPTGSVTDLTAELSKPAGVEEINAAFKAAADGRLKGILKYYDAPIVSSDIVTDPHSSIFDSGLTKVIDNQAKVVSWYDNEWGYSNRLIDLVALVGKSL; encoded by the coding sequence GTGACGGTCCGAGTAGGCATCAACGGCTTCGGTCGAATCGGGCGAAACTTCTACCGGGCTTTGCTGGCGCAGCAGGCGCAGGGCACCGCGGACATGGAAGTGGTCGCCGTCAACGACATCACCGACAACCACACGCTGGCGCACCTGCTCAAGTTCGACTCGATCCTGGGCCGGCTGCCCTATGACGTCGGCCTGGAGGGCGAGGACACCATCGTCGTGGGCGACCGGAAGATCAAGGCGCTCGAGGTCCGGGAGGGCCCGGCCGCGCTGCCGTGGAGCGATCTCGGCGTCGACGTCGTCGTCGAATCCACCGGTCTGTTCACCAACGCGGCCAAGGCCAAGGGGCACCTGGACGCCGGCGCGAAGAAGGTCATCATCTCCGCGCCCGCCACCGACCCCGACATCACGATCGTTCTCGGTGTCAACGACGACAAGTACGACGGCAGCCAGAACATCATCTCCAACGCCTCCTGCACCACGAACTGCCTGGCACCGCTGGCCAAGGTGCTCAACGACGAGTTCGGCATCGTCCGGGGCCTGATGACCACCATCCACGCCTACACCCAGGACCAGAACCTGCAGGACGGCCCGCACAAGGACCTGCGGCGGGCCCGCGCCGCGGCGCTGAACATCGTGCCGACGTCCACCGGGGCGGCCAAGGCGATCGGCCTGGTGATGCCCGAACTGAAGGGCAAGCTGGACGGCTACGCGCTGCGGGTGCCGATCCCGACGGGCTCGGTGACCGACCTGACCGCCGAGCTGTCCAAGCCGGCCGGCGTCGAGGAGATCAACGCGGCGTTCAAGGCCGCCGCCGACGGCAGGCTCAAAGGCATCCTGAAGTACTACGACGCGCCGATCGTCTCCAGCGACATCGTCACCGACCCGCACAGCTCGATCTTCGACTCCGGCCTGACCAAGGTGATCGACAACCAGGCCAAGGTGGTGTCGTGGTACGACAACGAGTGGGGTTACTCCAACCGCCTCATCGACCTGGTCGCCCTGGTCGGCAAGTCGCTGTAG
- a CDS encoding ISL3 family transposase, with amino-acid sequence MRDTELYRHLLGLVAPWEVQRVELSAQEGRVDVWVVHPGRTRFACPDCERELSVYDHGEERAWRHLDSCAFLTFLHASPPRVACPEHGVHQVRLPWAEPHSRFTMLFERLAIDVLAACDVAAAAGLLRVSWDEAWHLMDRAVARGLAAKPLVAPAHVGVDEKAAGKGQDYITVVSDLDAGTVDYIADERRQASLDGYFDRFTPEQLAGIEAVAMDMWEPFAASVRAHLSDAENKIVFDRYHLMGYLTKAVDTVRKAENRALAAAGDKSLAGSKYLWLYSAENLPDRHQDRFATLRSGDLKTARAWAIKESLRHFWSYQRRGWAAKHFKRWYFWATHCRLKPIIDAAKTLKRHEAGLLSYFAHRITNAGAEGLNSRIQAIRVSARGYRNREHFKTAIYFHLGGLQLYPAIP; translated from the coding sequence GTGCGCGACACCGAGTTGTACCGCCATCTGCTGGGACTGGTAGCGCCGTGGGAGGTGCAACGGGTGGAGCTGTCGGCTCAGGAAGGTCGGGTGGACGTCTGGGTCGTGCATCCGGGCCGGACCCGGTTCGCCTGCCCGGACTGCGAGCGCGAGCTGTCGGTGTATGACCATGGCGAGGAACGGGCGTGGCGGCATCTGGACTCGTGTGCGTTTCTGACGTTCCTGCATGCCAGCCCGCCGCGGGTGGCCTGTCCCGAGCACGGGGTGCATCAGGTGCGGCTGCCGTGGGCCGAGCCGCATTCGCGGTTCACCATGTTGTTTGAGCGGCTGGCCATCGACGTGCTCGCCGCGTGCGACGTGGCGGCCGCGGCCGGGCTGCTGCGGGTCAGCTGGGACGAGGCGTGGCACCTGATGGACCGTGCGGTGGCCCGCGGCCTGGCCGCCAAACCGCTGGTGGCGCCGGCCCACGTCGGGGTCGATGAGAAGGCGGCCGGGAAGGGACAGGACTACATCACCGTGGTCAGTGACCTGGACGCGGGCACGGTGGACTACATCGCCGACGAACGCCGCCAGGCCAGCCTGGACGGCTACTTCGACCGGTTCACCCCCGAGCAGCTGGCCGGGATCGAGGCGGTGGCAATGGACATGTGGGAGCCGTTCGCCGCCTCGGTGCGCGCGCACCTGAGCGACGCCGAGAACAAGATCGTCTTCGACCGCTACCACCTGATGGGCTACCTGACCAAGGCCGTGGACACCGTGCGCAAGGCCGAGAACCGGGCGCTGGCCGCGGCCGGCGATAAGAGCCTGGCCGGCAGCAAGTACCTGTGGCTGTATTCGGCGGAGAACCTGCCCGACCGTCACCAAGACCGCTTCGCCACGCTGCGCTCCGGTGACCTGAAAACCGCTCGGGCATGGGCGATCAAGGAGAGTCTGCGGCACTTCTGGTCCTACCAGCGTCGCGGCTGGGCAGCCAAACACTTTAAGCGCTGGTACTTCTGGGCCACCCACTGCCGTCTCAAGCCGATCATCGACGCGGCCAAGACGTTGAAGCGCCACGAGGCGGGGCTGTTGTCCTACTTCGCCCACCGCATCACCAACGCCGGTGCCGAGGGCCTGAACTCACGCATCCAGGCCATCCGGGTTTCGGCCCGCGGCTACCGCAACCGCGAGCACTTCAAGACCGCGATCTACTTCCACCTCGGCGGGCTCCAGCTCTATCCGGCCATCCCATGA
- the ppc gene encoding phosphoenolpyruvate carboxylase yields the protein MVEVSDTALAPIGAVQRTQVGREATEPMRADIRLLGAILGDTVREQSGDEVFDLVERARVESFRVRRSEIDRADMSRMFFGLDIHRAIPVIRAFSHFALLANVAEDIHRERRRAVHVAAGEPPQDSSLAATYAKLEAAELDSATVADALRGALVSPVITAHPTETRRRTVFVTQHRITELMRLHADGRTETADGRSIERELRRHVLTLWQTALIRLSRLQISDEIEVGLRYYPAALFEVIPQVNAEVRAALRARWPGTDLLSGPLLQPGSWIGGDRDGNPNVTADVVRLATGSAAFTALAHYLSELTDLEQELSMSARLVAVTDALAALADGCREQARADEPYRRALRVIRGRLTATASHILDRRPQHGLDLGLAPYGTPAELRADLDTIDASLRSHGSALLADDRLALLREGVHAFGFHLCGLDLRQNSDVHEQVVAELLAWAGVHPDYGSLPEAERVALLVGELATRRPLVGERAQLSDLARGELGVVAAAAHAIRTYGPAAVPNYVISMCRSVSDVLEAAILLKEAGLLDASGPEPYCPVAISPLFETIDDLHNGAATLHAMLGLPLYRALVAARGDCQEVMLGYSDSNKDGGYLAANWAVYRAELALVEVARNAGIRLRLFHGRGGTVGRGGGPSYQAILAQPPGAVSGSLRLTEQGEVIAAKYAEPRTARRNLESLVAATLESTLLDVEGLGDTAEPAYALLDEVAALARRAYAELVHETPGFVEYFMSSTPVSEIGSLNIGSRPTSRKPTASIADLRAIPWVLAWSQSRVMLPGWYGTGTAFERWISAGPETEDERVETLHDLYRRWPFFRSVLSNMAQVLAKSDLGLAARYAELVDDESLRHRVFDKIVAEHERTIAMHKLITGQDDLLADNPALARSVFNRFPYLEPLNHLQVELLRRYRSGDDDELVQRGILLTMNGLASALRNSG from the coding sequence ATGGTTGAGGTATCCGATACCGCGCTGGCCCCGATCGGCGCCGTGCAGCGGACCCAGGTCGGCCGCGAGGCGACCGAGCCGATGCGCGCCGACATCCGCCTGCTGGGCGCCATCCTCGGCGACACCGTGCGCGAGCAGAGCGGCGACGAGGTGTTCGACCTCGTGGAACGCGCCCGGGTGGAGTCGTTCCGGGTGCGGCGCTCCGAGATCGACCGGGCGGACATGTCGCGCATGTTCTTCGGGCTCGACATCCACCGGGCGATCCCGGTGATCCGGGCGTTCAGCCATTTCGCGCTGCTTGCCAACGTCGCCGAAGACATCCACCGGGAGCGCCGGCGCGCGGTCCACGTGGCCGCCGGGGAGCCGCCGCAGGACAGCAGCCTGGCCGCCACCTACGCGAAACTCGAAGCCGCCGAACTGGATTCGGCAACCGTCGCCGACGCGTTGCGGGGCGCGCTGGTCTCCCCGGTGATCACCGCCCATCCGACCGAGACACGGCGGCGCACCGTGTTCGTCACCCAGCACCGCATCACCGAGCTGATGCGGCTGCACGCCGACGGGCGCACCGAGACCGCCGACGGGCGCAGCATCGAACGCGAACTGCGCCGGCACGTCCTGACGCTGTGGCAGACCGCGCTCATCCGGTTGTCGCGGCTGCAGATCTCCGACGAGATCGAGGTGGGGCTGCGGTATTACCCGGCGGCGTTGTTCGAGGTGATCCCGCAGGTCAACGCGGAGGTCCGGGCCGCGCTGCGCGCCCGCTGGCCCGGCACCGACCTGCTGTCCGGGCCCCTGCTCCAACCCGGGTCGTGGATCGGCGGCGACCGCGACGGCAATCCCAACGTGACCGCCGACGTCGTGCGCCTGGCCACCGGCAGCGCCGCGTTCACCGCGCTGGCCCACTACCTGTCCGAGCTGACGGACCTCGAGCAGGAGCTTTCGATGTCGGCGCGGCTGGTGGCGGTGACCGACGCGCTGGCGGCGTTGGCCGACGGCTGCCGCGAACAGGCCCGCGCCGACGAGCCCTACCGGCGGGCGCTGCGGGTGATCCGCGGGCGGCTCACCGCCACCGCGTCCCACATCTTGGACAGGCGGCCGCAACACGGGCTCGACCTGGGGCTGGCGCCTTACGGCACGCCGGCCGAGTTGCGGGCCGACCTGGACACGATCGATGCCTCGCTGCGGTCGCACGGCAGCGCGCTGCTGGCCGACGACCGCCTGGCGCTGCTGCGGGAGGGTGTGCACGCTTTCGGGTTTCACCTGTGCGGCCTGGACCTGCGGCAGAACTCCGACGTGCACGAACAGGTGGTCGCCGAGCTGCTGGCGTGGGCGGGGGTGCACCCCGACTACGGCTCGTTGCCCGAAGCGGAGCGGGTCGCACTGCTGGTCGGCGAGCTCGCCACCCGCCGGCCGCTGGTCGGTGAGCGCGCGCAACTATCCGACCTGGCCCGCGGCGAGCTGGGCGTCGTCGCGGCCGCCGCCCACGCGATCCGGACCTACGGCCCCGCCGCGGTGCCCAACTACGTCATCTCGATGTGCCGGTCGGTCTCCGACGTCCTGGAGGCCGCGATCCTGCTCAAGGAGGCCGGCCTGCTGGACGCCTCCGGGCCCGAACCCTACTGCCCGGTGGCGATCTCGCCGCTGTTCGAGACGATCGACGACCTGCACAACGGCGCGGCGACCCTGCACGCCATGCTCGGGCTCCCCCTCTACCGGGCACTGGTGGCTGCGCGGGGGGACTGCCAGGAGGTGATGCTCGGCTACTCCGACTCCAACAAGGACGGCGGCTATCTGGCAGCCAACTGGGCGGTCTACCGCGCCGAGCTCGCGCTGGTGGAGGTGGCCCGCAACGCCGGAATCCGGTTGCGACTCTTCCATGGTCGCGGCGGCACCGTCGGCCGCGGCGGCGGTCCGAGCTACCAGGCCATCCTGGCGCAGCCGCCCGGCGCGGTGAGCGGTTCGCTGCGGCTCACCGAGCAGGGCGAGGTCATCGCCGCCAAATACGCCGAGCCGCGCACGGCGCGGCGCAACCTGGAGAGCCTGGTGGCGGCGACGCTCGAGTCGACGCTGCTCGACGTCGAGGGCCTCGGTGACACCGCGGAGCCGGCGTACGCGCTGCTCGACGAGGTGGCCGCGCTGGCGCGGCGCGCCTACGCCGAACTGGTCCACGAGACACCGGGTTTCGTGGAGTACTTCATGTCCTCCACCCCGGTCAGCGAGATCGGGTCGCTGAACATCGGCAGCCGCCCGACCTCGCGGAAGCCCACCGCCTCGATCGCCGACCTGCGCGCCATCCCGTGGGTGCTGGCCTGGAGCCAGTCCCGGGTGATGCTGCCGGGCTGGTACGGCACCGGAACGGCGTTCGAGCGCTGGATCTCGGCGGGCCCGGAGACCGAGGACGAGCGGGTGGAGACCTTGCACGACCTGTACCGCCGGTGGCCGTTCTTCCGCAGCGTGCTGTCGAACATGGCGCAGGTGCTGGCCAAGAGCGATCTGGGCCTGGCGGCCCGCTACGCCGAGCTGGTGGACGACGAGTCGTTGCGGCACCGGGTGTTCGACAAGATCGTCGCCGAGCACGAACGGACCATCGCGATGCACAAGCTCATCACGGGGCAGGACGACCTGCTGGCCGACAACCCGGCGTTGGCGCGCTCGGTGTTCAACCGCTTCCCGTACCTGGAGCCGCTGAACCACCTGCAGGTGGAGTTGCTGCGCCGCTACCGCTCCGGCGACGACGACGAGTTGGTGCAGCGCGGCATCCTGTTGACGATGAACGGCCTGGCCAGCGCGCTGCGCAACAGCGGGTGA
- a CDS encoding ATPase, protein MTVMADKTVRGGPPERNRIKTLTQAALNADKTVEQVGDVLDSLNRTMTELSSSLSALNATVERMENGLDHLDGTLSSLDDLAKRLLGLVEPVEAIVDRIDDMVKVGETLISPLSVTEHAVRGVLDRLRNRTVR, encoded by the coding sequence ATCACCGTCATGGCAGACAAAACGGTTCGCGGCGGGCCCCCGGAGCGAAACCGGATCAAGACGCTCACCCAGGCGGCGCTCAACGCCGACAAGACGGTGGAGCAGGTCGGAGACGTCCTCGACAGCCTGAACAGGACCATGACGGAGCTCAGTAGCTCACTGTCGGCGCTGAACGCCACCGTCGAACGCATGGAAAACGGCCTGGACCATCTGGACGGCACGCTGTCCAGCCTCGACGACCTGGCCAAGCGGCTGCTCGGGCTGGTCGAACCCGTGGAGGCGATCGTCGACCGGATCGACGACATGGTCAAAGTCGGCGAGACGCTGATCTCGCCCCTGTCGGTCACCGAGCACGCGGTGCGCGGCGTACTGGACCGGCTGCGCAACCGGACGGTGCGCTAG
- a CDS encoding L,D-transpeptidase — translation MRTAVRGVLTVIGVAASVVAGPAGVSQAAAAQPDRFAIASVLPTRGEVVGIAHPVVVTFRAPVTGSAARHAAERAVDVTSSPARTGTFEWLDNDVVQWVPNRYWPAHSTVSLSVGGPRGLAVDFQTGPAVVGVASISDHTFTVSIDGAEADPPTPLPAPHHRPHWGQEGVLPASMGRPEFPTPTGSYTVLSKERSVIMDSSSVGIPVDDPDGYRIPVDYAVRITSRGLFVHSAPWAINSLGLDNVSHGCISLSPTDAEWYYNTVHVGDPVIVQE, via the coding sequence ATGCGGACGGCTGTTCGGGGTGTTCTCACGGTCATCGGGGTCGCTGCGAGCGTGGTTGCGGGGCCGGCCGGCGTCAGCCAGGCGGCGGCCGCCCAGCCCGACCGGTTCGCCATCGCATCGGTGCTGCCGACCCGTGGCGAGGTGGTGGGGATTGCGCACCCGGTCGTAGTGACCTTCCGCGCGCCCGTGACCGGCTCGGCCGCGCGGCACGCGGCCGAGCGCGCCGTGGACGTCACCTCATCGCCCGCGCGGACCGGCACGTTCGAATGGCTCGACAACGACGTCGTGCAGTGGGTTCCCAACAGGTACTGGCCGGCGCACAGCACGGTGTCGTTGTCGGTGGGCGGCCCGCGCGGGCTTGCCGTGGACTTCCAGACCGGTCCCGCCGTCGTCGGCGTCGCCAGCATCTCGGACCACACGTTCACCGTGAGCATCGACGGAGCCGAGGCCGATCCGCCGACCCCGCTGCCGGCGCCGCACCACCGGCCCCACTGGGGGCAGGAGGGCGTGCTGCCGGCCTCGATGGGCAGGCCGGAGTTCCCGACGCCCACCGGCTCCTACACCGTTCTGTCCAAGGAACGTTCGGTGATCATGGACTCGAGCAGCGTCGGCATCCCCGTCGACGATCCCGACGGTTACCGCATCCCGGTTGACTACGCCGTCCGCATCACCAGCCGCGGCCTCTTCGTTCACTCGGCGCCGTGGGCCATCAACTCGCTCGGGCTGGACAACGTCAGCCACGGCTGCATCAGCCTGAGCCCGACCGACGCGGAGTGGTACTACAACACCGTCCACGTCGGTGACCCCGTCATCGTGCAGGAATAG
- the tpiA gene encoding triose-phosphate isomerase yields MSRKPLIAGNWKMNLNHFEAIALVQKIAFALPDKYYDKVDVTVIPPFTDLRSVQTLVDGDKLRLTYGAQDLSQHDAGAYTGDISGAFLAKLGCTFVVVGHSERRTYHHEDDALVAAKAAAALKNELTPIVCIGEHLDVREAGNHVAHNVEQLHGSLAGLSAEQIGKVVIAYEPVWAIGTGRVASAADAQEVCAAIRAELASLASPQVAESVRVLYGGSVNAKNVGELVARDDIDGGLVGGASLDGEQFATLAAIAAGGPLP; encoded by the coding sequence ATGAGCCGCAAGCCGCTGATCGCCGGCAACTGGAAGATGAACCTCAACCACTTCGAGGCGATCGCGCTGGTGCAGAAGATCGCGTTCGCGCTGCCGGACAAGTACTACGACAAGGTCGACGTCACGGTCATCCCGCCGTTCACCGACCTGCGCAGCGTGCAGACCCTGGTCGACGGCGACAAGCTGCGCCTGACCTACGGCGCCCAGGACCTGTCCCAGCACGACGCGGGCGCCTATACCGGCGACATCAGCGGCGCCTTCCTGGCAAAGCTGGGCTGCACCTTCGTCGTCGTCGGGCACTCCGAGCGGCGCACCTACCACCACGAGGACGACGCGCTGGTCGCCGCCAAGGCCGCCGCCGCGCTCAAGAACGAGCTGACCCCGATCGTCTGCATCGGCGAGCACCTCGACGTCCGCGAGGCGGGAAACCACGTCGCCCACAACGTCGAGCAGCTGCACGGCTCGCTGGCCGGGCTCTCGGCCGAGCAGATCGGCAAGGTCGTCATCGCCTATGAGCCGGTGTGGGCGATCGGCACCGGGCGGGTGGCCAGCGCCGCCGACGCCCAGGAGGTGTGCGCGGCGATCCGCGCGGAGCTGGCCTCGCTGGCCTCACCGCAGGTCGCCGAATCCGTGCGCGTGCTCTACGGCGGCTCCGTGAACGCCAAGAACGTCGGCGAGCTCGTCGCCCGCGACGACATCGACGGCGGACTGGTCGGTGGGGCGTCGCTCGACGGCGAGCAGTTCGCGACGCTGGCGGCGATCGCTGCCGGCGGGCCGCTTCCCTAG
- the secG gene encoding preprotein translocase subunit SecG translates to MELALQITLVVTSILVVLLVLLHRAKGGGLSTLFGGGVQSSLSGSTVVEKNLDRLTLFIVGIWLVCIVGMALLIKYR, encoded by the coding sequence ATGGAGTTGGCCCTGCAGATCACCCTGGTCGTCACCAGCATCCTGGTGGTGTTGCTGGTGCTGCTGCACCGCGCCAAGGGTGGCGGCCTGTCGACGCTGTTCGGCGGCGGCGTGCAGTCCAGCCTGTCCGGGTCGACGGTGGTCGAGAAGAACCTCGACCGGCTGACGCTGTTCATCGTCGGCATCTGGCTGGTGTGCATCGTCGGAATGGCCCTGCTCATCAAGTACCGCTGA